From the Patescibacteria group bacterium genome, one window contains:
- a CDS encoding glycosyltransferase family 4 protein, whose product MKINFLVPTTGLTGGIKVIFAHANNLNFLGHEVTIISPFVLNKDASVKEKLLGFLKLLKYRIKVMSGKDRPDWFKLDPMVKIIRIENLAAENVPDTDVTIATANETADWLAAYPQSKGKKFYFIQDYEIWTRNKELVDSTWRMPLKKIVIAQRLKKLAETRFHEQVCGVVPNGIDTEQFFNENKKINTAKKILMMYHVLEKKGFFDGLKAFLIAKDKHSEISLTLFGAYRPGPEIAGYDFYYRPTPEELRKLYCQSDIFIWPSREEGFGLPPMEAMACKCAVISTDTGAIRDYAIDEQTVIIVPPNKPDQIGEKIIELIENEKKLSRLSLAGYEKIRGFTWERSTAMLEKIITK is encoded by the coding sequence ATGAAAATTAATTTTCTTGTCCCTACGACAGGTTTGACCGGAGGCATAAAGGTGATTTTTGCTCACGCTAATAACCTGAATTTTTTGGGGCACGAAGTAACAATTATCAGTCCTTTTGTTTTGAATAAAGATGCTTCTGTAAAAGAAAAGCTTTTAGGTTTTTTAAAACTGTTAAAATACAGGATAAAAGTAATGAGTGGCAAGGACAGGCCGGATTGGTTTAAGCTTGATCCAATGGTAAAAATTATAAGAATTGAAAATCTTGCAGCAGAGAATGTGCCCGATACGGACGTTACTATAGCTACGGCAAACGAGACAGCAGATTGGTTGGCAGCCTATCCTCAAAGTAAGGGGAAAAAATTTTATTTTATTCAGGATTATGAAATTTGGACCAGGAATAAAGAACTGGTTGACTCGACCTGGAGAATGCCATTAAAAAAAATTGTTATTGCCCAGCGGTTGAAGAAATTAGCAGAAACAAGATTCCATGAGCAAGTTTGCGGTGTAGTACCCAACGGAATCGATACGGAACAATTTTTTAATGAAAACAAAAAGATCAATACCGCGAAGAAAATCTTGATGATGTATCATGTGCTTGAGAAAAAAGGATTTTTTGACGGTTTAAAAGCCTTTTTAATAGCCAAGGATAAGCATTCGGAGATTAGTTTGACTTTATTTGGAGCTTATCGGCCAGGACCGGAAATAGCTGGTTACGATTTTTATTATCGGCCTACCCCCGAAGAGCTAAGAAAACTTTACTGTCAAAGCGATATTTTTATTTGGCCCAGCCGCGAAGAAGGATTTGGCCTGCCACCCATGGAGGCAATGGCGTGTAAGTGCGCTGTAATTTCTACCGATACGGGAGCGATCAGGGATTATGCTATTGACGAACAAACTGTTATAATAGTGCCGCCAAATAAACCAGATCAAATTGGGGAAAAAATAATTGAATTAATAGAAAACGAGAAAAAATTATCAAGGCTATCGTTGGCCGGATATGAAAAAATTAGGGGGTTCACCTGGGAAAGGTCAACAGCTATGCTGGAAAAAATAATAACAAAATAA
- a CDS encoding glycosyltransferase family 2 protein: MPKENNIISNGVKLSVVIPAYNEEARIGGCLNSILAEMNGRNYDMEVVVVNNASTDKTREIIASFPQVKLVDEPDKGLVKARRAGYLASTGELVANIDADTRMTPGWLDKVFEEFSKNDKLVALSGPFIYYDLSKNARAAVKTFYYAGFFIYLINRYILGVGSMLQGGNFVVKRAALEAIGGFNSNFDFWGEDADLARRLIKAGGVKFTFDLPIYASGRRLEKDGIAKTGWLYAINYFSTIFFKKPYNTIKNDFKAKYANTLAKIKE, encoded by the coding sequence ATGCCTAAAGAAAATAACATAATTTCTAACGGGGTGAAATTAAGCGTAGTTATTCCGGCTTATAACGAAGAGGCCCGCATCGGCGGCTGTTTGAATTCAATTTTAGCGGAAATGAACGGCAGAAATTATGATATGGAAGTCGTGGTGGTTAATAACGCTTCAACCGATAAAACCAGGGAAATTATCGCTTCATTTCCCCAGGTTAAACTGGTTGACGAGCCTGATAAAGGCTTGGTGAAAGCGCGCCGCGCCGGTTATTTAGCGTCAACCGGCGAACTGGTCGCTAATATTGACGCCGATACCAGAATGACTCCGGGCTGGCTTGATAAAGTATTTGAGGAATTTTCCAAAAATGATAAGCTCGTGGCTTTAAGCGGCCCGTTTATTTATTATGATTTATCAAAAAACGCGCGCGCGGCCGTTAAAACTTTTTATTACGCCGGTTTTTTTATTTATCTTATTAATCGCTATATCCTCGGGGTCGGCTCAATGCTCCAGGGCGGAAATTTCGTGGTTAAGCGCGCGGCCTTAGAAGCCATCGGCGGTTTTAATTCTAATTTTGATTTTTGGGGAGAAGACGCTGATTTGGCTAGGCGCTTGATAAAAGCCGGCGGCGTTAAATTCACTTTTGATTTGCCGATTTACGCTTCCGGCAGGAGACTAGAGAAAGACGGCATCGCCAAAACCGGCTGGCTCTATGCCATAAATTATTTCTCCACCATATTTTTTAAAAAACCTTATAATACCATAAAAAATGATTTTAAAGCTAAATACGCGAATACTTTAGCGAAAATTAAAGAGTAA
- a CDS encoding radical SAM protein produces MPFKIAFINPPKTHRAVSTAAPPINIGFLAAYLLENFTEIEVYIIDGMAGQNIFEKINKIKPDIIGFTSTTLTIKDAYAIADRVRMENPSILIIFGGVHASAMPEEALEHSDIVIQGEGESALKKIVDDFIKDPFKTKQQKGIIRGDFVNDINLLPPPAWQLMDMEYYIGATDNTAKTIPYAPADARALTITTSRGCPYRCIFCHNSGRFTPVRYFSADRVFHDLNFLVNKYGLNTFFFADDEMIVNQDRLNKLLTLFEQNGLKERITWGCQARSDAILRVDLGILSRMKDNGCSLVSIGMESGSQRVLDILKKQESPETHVQAMRLCRQAGLKVSASFMFGTPGETKQDMLESLEFIKNNIKYLDLVGIGITTPYPGTELWKMAIEKKLINKDINYGVLCPDSDMGFDDERLIVNTMSKKEFKIIFQKIKTEIKEQEMRSGRISANKMFRLFLKHPIIGVKYIFTNPLNSFKIISKFFASR; encoded by the coding sequence ATGCCGTTTAAAATAGCATTCATAAATCCACCAAAAACCCATCGAGCCGTCTCAACAGCTGCTCCGCCCATTAATATTGGATTTTTGGCGGCCTATTTGCTGGAAAATTTTACAGAAATAGAAGTTTACATTATTGACGGAATGGCCGGGCAAAATATCTTTGAAAAAATAAATAAAATAAAGCCCGATATTATCGGTTTTACCTCGACTACTTTAACTATCAAAGATGCATACGCCATCGCCGATCGTGTCCGTATGGAGAATCCTTCTATTTTGATTATTTTCGGCGGAGTGCATGCCAGCGCAATGCCCGAAGAAGCACTGGAACATTCTGATATAGTTATTCAGGGCGAAGGCGAATCGGCTTTAAAGAAGATCGTCGATGATTTTATTAAAGATCCGTTTAAAACCAAGCAGCAAAAGGGGATTATTAGAGGAGATTTTGTAAATGATATAAATTTATTGCCTCCGCCGGCTTGGCAATTAATGGATATGGAATATTATATCGGCGCTACCGACAACACGGCTAAAACTATACCGTATGCACCGGCCGACGCCAGGGCTCTAACAATAACAACAAGCCGAGGCTGTCCTTATCGCTGTATATTTTGTCATAATAGCGGGCGCTTTACTCCGGTAAGATATTTTAGCGCCGATCGTGTTTTCCACGATCTTAATTTTTTAGTAAATAAATACGGCTTAAATACTTTTTTCTTTGCCGATGACGAGATGATTGTAAATCAAGACCGTCTGAATAAGCTTTTAACCCTGTTCGAACAAAATGGATTGAAAGAGAGGATTACTTGGGGTTGCCAAGCACGTAGTGATGCTATACTAAGAGTGGATTTGGGAATTTTGTCTAGAATGAAAGATAATGGTTGCTCATTGGTATCTATAGGAATGGAAAGTGGATCGCAAAGAGTGCTTGATATTTTAAAAAAGCAAGAATCTCCGGAAACTCATGTTCAAGCTATGAGATTGTGCAGGCAGGCTGGCCTGAAAGTAAGCGCAAGTTTTATGTTTGGCACACCAGGTGAAACGAAGCAGGATATGTTGGAAAGTTTGGAATTTATAAAAAATAATATTAAATATTTAGATCTTGTTGGGATCGGAATTACTACTCCTTATCCAGGTACAGAACTATGGAAAATGGCAATTGAAAAAAAATTAATAAATAAGGATATTAATTATGGGGTTTTATGTCCAGATAGTGATATGGGTTTTGACGATGAAAGGTTGATCGTAAATACTATGTCTAAAAAAGAATTCAAAATTATTTTTCAGAAAATAAAAACGGAGATTAAGGAGCAGGAAATGAGAAGCGGCCGTATTTCAGCCAATAAGATGTTTAGACTTTTTTTAAAGCACCCGATAATTGGCGTTAAATATATTTTTACCAACCCATTAAACTCGTTTAAGATTATAAGCAAATTTTTTGCGAGTAGATAA
- the rfbB gene encoding dTDP-glucose 4,6-dehydratase: MKILITGGAGFIGSNFIHYWLKKYPSDSLVNLDALTYAGNLKNLRDLENNKNYKFIKGDICDAGLVNQIVKGVDLIVHFAAESHVDRSIIDCGDFIRTNVEGTRILLDAAKNNGKIRFHHISTDEVFGALGMAGPAFNEKTAYDPRSPYSASKAASDHLARAYWHTHKLPVTISNCSNNYGPYQFPEKVIPLFITNLLENKKVPVYGRGNNIRDWIYVGDHNAGVDAIINKGRIGETYCLGGASELTNLELTRKILKLMDRGEEMIEYVSDRPGHDLRYAIDYSKAKNELDWEPAVNFDEGLGKTIDWYKNNQAWWQNIKSGEYLEYYKKQYGK, encoded by the coding sequence ATGAAGATACTTATAACCGGCGGAGCCGGGTTTATCGGTTCCAATTTTATACACTATTGGCTGAAGAAATATCCGTCTGACAGCCTTGTCAATCTGGATGCCTTGACTTACGCCGGCAATTTGAAAAATTTACGCGATTTGGAAAATAATAAAAATTATAAGTTCATTAAAGGCGATATTTGCGACGCTGGTTTAGTCAACCAGATTGTTAAGGGCGTTGATTTAATCGTGCATTTCGCGGCCGAGTCGCATGTTGACCGCTCTATTATAGATTGCGGCGATTTTATAAGAACTAACGTGGAAGGCACGCGAATTTTATTGGACGCGGCTAAAAATAACGGTAAAATAAGATTTCACCATATTTCTACGGATGAAGTTTTCGGCGCTTTAGGCATGGCCGGCCCGGCTTTTAATGAAAAGACCGCTTACGATCCAAGAAGCCCATATAGCGCCTCTAAAGCGGCTTCAGACCATCTGGCGCGCGCTTATTGGCATACGCATAAGCTGCCGGTTACGATTTCCAATTGTTCAAATAATTATGGCCCGTACCAATTTCCGGAAAAAGTAATACCATTATTCATAACAAACTTGCTGGAAAATAAAAAAGTGCCGGTTTATGGCCGGGGCAATAATATCCGCGACTGGATTTATGTTGGTGACCACAACGCCGGCGTTGACGCCATAATTAATAAAGGCCGGATAGGCGAAACTTATTGCTTGGGCGGAGCCAGCGAATTAACTAATTTGGAATTGACCAGAAAAATTTTAAAATTAATGGATCGGGGCGAAGAGATGATTGAATACGTTTCCGACCGGCCGGGCCATGACCTGCGCTACGCTATAGATTATTCTAAGGCTAAAAACGAGTTGGACTGGGAGCCGGCTGTTAATTTTGACGAAGGTCTGGGAAAAACCATAGATTGGTATAAAAATAATCAAGCTTGGTGGCAGAATATAAAAAGCGGGGAATATTTGGAATATTATAAAAAACAATATGGCAAATAA
- a CDS encoding radical SAM protein, whose protein sequence is MKKFLNLSKKLVNKFFEGNSNLFKVFLGKSLRPKWLWFGLTERCNSRCQHCNIWKKQPAKDELTLKEIRKCFSDPLFKDIEIIINSGGEVLLRSDIIDIIRLEHEFFPDACLNISTNGLLPERMIETVGTVLKEGIKINASVSLDGIGEEHDKMRGTPGNFKKVDYLLRELVKLRQEYPRHLTLAIGFTLSDLTIESWQKVEDYANNLNIEFIMQWYNQSSFYENSQNNKNQNKEKMYAAVSSQPKTIVREKWLRFIQNKSINFRCFATETFFILRCDGNIAPCLSRWDEILGNVRNNTPTEIWQSDKAKEIRRKIVNCAGCLNCWAVEWSVSTSFYPRLIFYLKKPKAILDRLKRRD, encoded by the coding sequence ATGAAAAAATTTTTAAATTTATCTAAAAAATTAGTTAACAAATTTTTTGAAGGCAATAGCAATTTATTTAAAGTTTTTTTAGGCAAGAGCCTGCGGCCAAAATGGCTATGGTTCGGCTTGACAGAAAGGTGCAATTCGCGCTGCCAACATTGCAATATCTGGAAAAAACAGCCTGCGAAAGACGAGCTAACCTTAAAAGAGATAAGGAAATGTTTCAGTGATCCGCTTTTTAAAGACATAGAGATTATCATTAATTCAGGCGGCGAGGTATTACTACGGAGCGATATTATTGATATTATCAGGTTGGAACATGAATTTTTTCCGGACGCTTGTCTGAATATCAGCACTAACGGACTGCTGCCTGAACGTATGATAGAGACGGTCGGCACGGTATTGAAAGAGGGTATTAAGATTAATGCTAGCGTTTCTCTTGATGGCATAGGCGAAGAGCACGATAAGATGCGCGGTACGCCGGGAAATTTTAAAAAAGTAGATTATCTTTTGCGCGAGTTGGTAAAATTAAGACAAGAATATCCTCGCCACTTAACCTTAGCTATCGGCTTTACATTGTCCGATTTAACCATAGAAAGTTGGCAAAAAGTTGAAGACTATGCTAATAATTTAAATATTGAATTTATTATGCAATGGTATAACCAATCATCTTTTTATGAAAATAGCCAGAATAATAAAAACCAAAATAAAGAAAAGATGTATGCTGCTGTTAGTAGTCAGCCTAAGACTATCGTACGTGAAAAATGGCTTAGATTTATCCAAAATAAATCGATCAATTTTAGGTGTTTTGCTACCGAAACTTTTTTTATTTTGCGTTGTGATGGCAATATTGCTCCTTGTTTAAGCCGTTGGGATGAGATATTAGGCAATGTTAGAAATAATACTCCGACCGAAATTTGGCAGAGCGACAAAGCGAAAGAAATTAGAAGAAAAATCGTCAATTGCGCCGGTTGTCTAAACTGTTGGGCGGTGGAGTGGAGCGTGTCTACCAGTTTCTACCCACGGTTAATATTTTATTTAAAAAAACCAAAAGCGATTCTCGACCGCCTAAAAAGGCGAGATTAA
- the rfbD gene encoding dTDP-4-dehydrorhamnose reductase has translation MAKILILGAKGNLGQQLVKVFAVGNEVIAWDRGEIDVSDRELILKKLADVKPELVINAAAYNAVDKCEADDEEYELAKKINIDGPKFLAEACLRIGATLVHYSTDYVFDGARESGYIETEEPRPVNRYGKTKFHGEKRILELSGSGLKWYLIRTSKLFGPKGKSEMAKPSFFDIMLEKARIKPILEVVDEELSCFTYTPDLAQATKELVDKNSGYGIYHITNSGACTWHEAALELFKLAGIKAEVKAVTGEKLARPAKRPKYSVLLNTKLPPLRDYREALEEYLEKCKM, from the coding sequence ATGGCAAAAATATTAATTTTAGGCGCTAAAGGAAATTTAGGCCAACAATTAGTAAAAGTGTTTGCGGTTGGTAATGAAGTTATCGCTTGGGATAGGGGAGAAATTGACGTAAGCGACCGGGAGTTGATACTAAAAAAATTAGCCGATGTTAAGCCGGAATTGGTAATTAATGCCGCGGCCTATAACGCGGTTGATAAATGCGAGGCTGATGACGAAGAATACGAGCTGGCGAAAAAAATAAATATTGACGGTCCTAAATTTTTAGCCGAAGCCTGCTTGCGTATCGGCGCTACGCTCGTGCATTATTCAACCGATTATGTTTTTGACGGAGCTCGGGAAAGCGGCTATATTGAGACTGAAGAACCGAGGCCGGTTAACCGCTACGGCAAAACTAAATTCCACGGCGAAAAAAGGATTTTGGAATTAAGCGGTTCAGGGCTGAAGTGGTATTTAATCAGGACGTCAAAATTATTCGGGCCTAAAGGAAAAAGTGAAATGGCTAAGCCGAGTTTTTTTGATATTATGCTGGAGAAAGCGCGAATTAAGCCGATACTTGAAGTGGTTGACGAAGAACTAAGCTGTTTTACTTATACGCCCGATTTAGCTCAAGCCACTAAAGAATTGGTTGATAAAAACAGCGGCTACGGCATATATCATATAACTAATAGCGGAGCCTGCACTTGGCATGAGGCGGCGTTAGAATTATTCAAGCTGGCCGGGATTAAAGCTGAAGTGAAAGCCGTAACCGGCGAAAAACTGGCTCGTCCGGCGAAAAGGCCTAAGTATTCGGTATTATTAAATACCAAATTGCCGCCGTTAAGAGATTATCGGGAGGCCTTAGAAGAATACCTTGAAAAATGTAAAATGTAA
- a CDS encoding class I SAM-dependent methyltransferase produces MRKELLKYINCPVCSGSDLEFVESKTENKTIIDGSLICESCRSIFLISKGILYLYEKLSESAEKEKKANETEVKKDNKISDFKNDSWVLNFPNVKKMGIDLRTERIGRLISENIILSFSKYLNVENKTILEIGAGNCWVTARLAEKNYCIALDILTMPPDGLESGNIFLKNKNIYFERISADMSNLPFKDLVFDFVLISASLHHSPDVGKTLAEIYRVLKSGGKLVVLNEPCQGMIGTKERGQAKADLEDGMNEKRYSIREWKTFFKENKFEYEILLPENISRALKSRSGIYKIILRALNIQTVMKVINYLRIFVFLLFDSYFNAVLIKKEPYEN; encoded by the coding sequence ATGCGCAAAGAATTATTAAAATATATAAATTGTCCGGTTTGTTCAGGCAGTGATCTTGAATTTGTTGAATCAAAAACAGAAAACAAAACAATCATTGACGGTAGCTTGATTTGTGAAAGTTGCAGGTCTATTTTTTTGATATCGAAAGGCATTCTTTATTTATACGAAAAATTAAGTGAATCCGCGGAGAAGGAAAAAAAAGCCAATGAAACAGAAGTAAAAAAAGATAATAAAATATCAGATTTTAAGAATGATAGTTGGGTGTTAAATTTTCCTAATGTAAAAAAAATGGGAATAGACTTACGTACGGAAAGAATTGGCCGATTAATCAGCGAAAATATTATTTTAAGCTTCAGTAAATATTTAAATGTTGAAAATAAAACAATTCTAGAGATAGGGGCGGGCAATTGTTGGGTAACCGCCAGGCTGGCTGAAAAAAATTATTGTATTGCGCTTGATATCCTTACCATGCCGCCAGACGGGTTAGAATCTGGCAATATTTTTTTAAAAAATAAAAATATCTATTTTGAAAGGATTTCAGCTGATATGAGTAATCTGCCTTTTAAGGATTTGGTTTTTGATTTCGTTTTAATCAGCGCTTCTCTTCATCATAGTCCTGACGTCGGCAAGACTTTAGCCGAGATATATAGGGTCTTAAAATCCGGAGGTAAATTGGTAGTTTTAAATGAACCATGCCAGGGCATGATAGGGACCAAGGAAAGGGGCCAAGCGAAAGCCGATCTGGAAGACGGCATGAACGAAAAAAGATATTCAATAAGGGAATGGAAGACGTTTTTTAAGGAAAATAAGTTTGAGTATGAGATATTATTGCCCGAGAATATATCAAGAGCTTTAAAATCGCGGAGCGGAATATATAAAATAATATTAAGAGCACTAAACATTCAAACCGTCATGAAAGTTATTAATTATTTAAGAATATTTGTTTTTTTGCTGTTTGATTCTTATTTTAATGCGGTACTGATAAAAAAAGAACCATATGAAAATTAA
- a CDS encoding sugar phosphate nucleotidyltransferase, which yields MRGIILAGGTATRLFPLTATTSKQLLPIYDRQMIFYPLNVLVKAGIRDILIIISPEHSGLFLNLLGSIFEKNDIRLEFKVQKTPRGLADAFIVGENFIGEDNVTMILGDNIFEDDFSEDIKKFKSGGKVFAVKVPDPERSGVVVFDDKMKAVKIVEKPKEWVSDYIIPGLYIYDNRVVKAAKQVKPSARGEIEIVDLHNWYLEKGELEVGLVKGKWLDAGTFDSLLEAGQYVKEKKLYEKFDPIINQAIVKFNEELKNLAKKRL from the coding sequence ATGCGCGGAATTATTTTAGCCGGAGGAACGGCTACTCGCTTGTTTCCTTTAACGGCCACAACCTCAAAGCAGCTTTTGCCGATTTATGATCGTCAGATGATTTTTTATCCGTTGAATGTTTTGGTGAAGGCCGGCATAAGGGATATATTGATAATTATTTCTCCGGAGCATTCCGGCCTTTTTTTGAATCTCTTAGGCTCTATTTTTGAAAAAAACGATATCCGCTTGGAATTTAAAGTGCAGAAAACGCCCCGCGGCTTGGCTGACGCTTTTATCGTTGGTGAAAATTTTATCGGCGAGGATAATGTAACTATGATTTTAGGCGATAATATTTTTGAAGATGATTTTTCCGAAGACATAAAAAAATTCAAGAGCGGCGGCAAAGTATTCGCGGTTAAAGTACCGGATCCGGAACGGTCGGGCGTGGTGGTGTTTGACGATAAGATGAAAGCGGTAAAGATCGTGGAAAAGCCTAAAGAATGGGTCAGCGATTATATCATCCCCGGCCTGTATATTTATGATAACAGGGTAGTAAAAGCGGCTAAACAAGTTAAGCCGAGCGCTCGCGGTGAGATAGAGATAGTTGATTTGCATAATTGGTATTTGGAAAAAGGCGAGCTGGAAGTCGGCTTGGTGAAAGGCAAATGGCTGGACGCCGGCACGTTCGATTCGCTTTTGGAGGCCGGGCAATACGTTAAAGAAAAGAAATTATACGAAAAATTCGACCCGATAATCAATCAGGCCATCGTAAAATTTAACGAAGAATTAAAAAATTTAGCTAAAAAAAGATTGTAA
- a CDS encoding glycosyltransferase family 2 protein yields the protein MRLYIGFIAYGESTAKYLPYFLPSLRNQTFKDFKILAVDNSEEEKNGNSAYIKNNFPEIELTWAGKNLGFAKAFNLMIKEAVEAGAEYFLALNPDMVLEPEAAGKMLEVMESDEKIGAVAPKILYWDFIKNKKTGIIDSYGIFITPEHRFSDCHQGEQDKKDLIASEEVFGFTGAAVMLRLKALRDVAYDNGNYPEYFDELMFMYKEDCDLSYRLRLAGWKIIFSPNAVAYHHRSIAPVGESNWQIILNRAKKNKQVKKWAYLNHWILLVKYKNLPISWRVKSATWWYQIKSLVFVLLLEQYLLKEFIKLWSLSSEIKKRREQLKIRVGINEIEKYM from the coding sequence ATGCGTTTATATATCGGCTTTATAGCTTACGGCGAATCCACGGCAAAGTATTTGCCGTATTTTTTGCCAAGCCTTAGAAATCAGACTTTTAAAGATTTTAAAATTTTAGCCGTTGATAACAGCGAAGAAGAAAAAAATGGCAATTCGGCTTATATAAAAAATAATTTTCCGGAAATTGAATTAACCTGGGCCGGAAAAAATTTAGGTTTTGCCAAAGCTTTTAATTTAATGATTAAAGAAGCGGTTGAAGCCGGCGCGGAGTATTTTTTAGCGCTGAATCCGGATATGGTTTTAGAGCCGGAAGCGGCGGGAAAAATGTTAGAGGTTATGGAAAGCGATGAAAAAATCGGGGCGGTCGCGCCAAAAATACTTTATTGGGATTTTATTAAAAATAAAAAAACCGGTATTATTGATAGCTATGGAATTTTTATCACACCTGAACATCGTTTTTCCGATTGTCATCAAGGCGAGCAAGATAAAAAAGATTTAATCGCTTCCGAAGAAGTATTTGGTTTTACCGGCGCCGCAGTTATGCTAAGATTAAAAGCGCTTCGCGATGTCGCTTACGATAATGGGAATTATCCGGAATATTTTGACGAGTTGATGTTTATGTATAAAGAAGATTGCGACCTTTCCTATCGTTTGCGCTTAGCCGGCTGGAAAATCATTTTTAGCCCCAATGCCGTCGCCTACCATCATCGTTCGATAGCCCCGGTTGGAGAGAGTAATTGGCAAATTATATTAAATCGAGCTAAAAAAAATAAACAAGTTAAAAAATGGGCTTATTTAAATCATTGGATATTGTTAGTAAAATATAAAAACCTGCCCATCTCCTGGCGGGTTAAATCGGCGACATGGTGGTATCAAATCAAAAGTTTAGTTTTTGTCTTATTGCTTGAACAATATTTGTTAAAAGAATTTATAAAATTATGGAGTCTGTCGTCGGAAATAAAAAAGAGGCGAGAGCAGTTGAAAATTAGAGTTGGTATTAATGAAATTGAAAAATATATGTAG
- a CDS encoding glycosyltransferase family 2 protein, with protein MDLSIIIVSWNVKEKLKDNLRALFESQGADFEVFVVDNNSADGTVEMVKRYYPQVKLIVNRENLGFAKANNQAIKQASGRYVLLLNPDMRVFDDTLSRMISWMDRHDQAWVAGCKLVDESAKLIKQVRRFPALIDQLAVILKIPHIFPSVLNKYLKNDFDYSRSASVDSIRGGFFMIRKRAIEKIGLLDERFFLWFEEVDYCWRVKQAGGQIWYMPTAECIDLIGQSFKQVNLAVKQKYFRDSMLKYFKKWRPAYEYWILKIAWFAGLLIVTLGEKLRIKSRSKT; from the coding sequence ATGGACCTCTCAATCATCATCGTTTCCTGGAACGTCAAGGAAAAATTAAAAGATAATTTAAGGGCGCTGTTTGAAAGCCAGGGCGCTGATTTTGAAGTTTTTGTGGTTGATAACAATTCAGCCGACGGCACCGTTGAAATGGTCAAACGATATTATCCGCAAGTAAAATTAATAGTTAATCGGGAAAATCTGGGTTTTGCCAAAGCTAATAACCAAGCGATTAAGCAAGCGAGCGGCAGATATGTTTTATTATTAAATCCGGATATGCGCGTGTTTGATGATACTTTGTCGCGCATGATTTCCTGGATGGATAGGCATGACCAGGCTTGGGTGGCCGGCTGTAAATTAGTTGATGAAAGCGCTAAGCTTATAAAGCAGGTGCGCCGTTTTCCCGCGCTAATTGACCAGTTGGCAGTTATTTTAAAAATTCCTCATATCTTTCCTTCGGTTTTGAATAAATATTTAAAAAATGATTTTGATTATTCAAGATCGGCTTCGGTTGATTCTATCAGGGGTGGTTTTTTTATGATAAGAAAGCGGGCGATTGAAAAAATCGGCCTGCTGGATGAAAGATTTTTTCTTTGGTTTGAGGAAGTTGATTATTGCTGGCGTGTTAAACAGGCCGGCGGGCAAATTTGGTATATGCCGACGGCTGAATGCATTGATTTAATCGGGCAGAGCTTTAAGCAAGTGAATTTGGCGGTCAAGCAAAAGTATTTCCGCGACTCCATGCTGAAATATTTTAAAAAATGGCGGCCGGCTTATGAATACTGGATTTTAAAAATAGCTTGGTTCGCCGGTCTGCTGATAGTTACGCTAGGGGAGAAGCTTAGAATAAAGAGCCGAAGTAAAACTTAA